One Mycolicibacterium sp. ND9-15 genomic window, GGGCGGGAGGCGACGAGGTTGTCGTCACGCAGTCGCCGCAGCGCTTCGCGAACCGTGTACCGGCTGACCGCGAACCGTTCGCACAACTGCTGTTCGGTGGGCAGCTGCGAGCCCACCGGATAGATGCCGTCGACGATCTCCTTGCGCAGCGTGCGCGCCACCTGCAGGTAGCGGTGATCGGTGGGGGCGCTCATGTCCGTCGCAGCGCGAGAATGCTGCCCTCGCCGTCCGCCGATACGTACAGGGTGCCGTCACGGCCGACGGTGATTCCGGCGAACGGTCCCTGCGGCCCGGAGAACGGCGGCATCCCCTTGAGCGGCTTGGGTTCCACGCCCGCGGGCGGGCCCACCGGCAGCCCCGAGGCGATCGTGGTGCGTCCGTTGGTGTTCAAGTCGACGGCGACGACCTCCTTGGCACCGGCGTCGACGATGTAGAGCACGCCGTCGGCGACCGCGATTCCCTGTGGCCGCTGCAACCCCTCCACGACCGTCTCCGTCGCACCGCCCACAGCGACCACTCGGCCCTCGCCGGACTCGGCGACCAACGGGCGGCCGTCCGGGTCGAAGGCCACCCCGACCGGATCCCGCAGGTCCGATGCCAGCACCTCGGCCGTGCCCGAGCGCAGACAGTGCACCCGCCCCGTGCCGAGTTCGGCGAACACTATCCGCTCACCCGGCCCGACCGCGACGCCGTAGGGCTGGTCGAAACCGTCTGCCAGATAGTCGGTTTCGCCCTCGGAAGGCCGGTAGCGCGCGATCTGGCCACCGGAGGTGGCGACCACGAACGCGGCCCCGTCCACCGGTGCCAGCCCCCGCAGGAAACCTGGGTAGCCGGGCGAGAACAGCATGCCGACCGTCTGCAGCGATCCGTTGCCGTCGACGGTGTAGAAGTAGGTGCCGTCGGCGACGTACAGCCGGCCGTCCTCGCCGACTGCCAGGTCCAGTGGCCAATTCAGGCCGCCGGGCAGCAGCGTGCGGGTCTTTCCGACGCCGACGATCTCGGTGATCTCACCGGTGAAGTTCGAGACGAAGAGCCTGTCGCCGACGAACGTCAGGTTGTCCAACCCCGGATTGAGCTGTGCCAGCAGCGTTTTGTGGCCGGTGCGCGGGTCGATGCGCAATACCTGGCCGCTGGCCACCTGCGTCGACACCAGGTTGCCCTGCGCGTCGAACTTCACCGCGTCGGGGACACCGAGGTCGGCCGCCACCCGTTGCGGCTCACCGCCCGCGAGATCGATGCGCCAGATCTCGTTGGCGGTCATCAGCGGGTAGTACAGCAGTCCGTCCGGTCCGACCTCCATGGCGTTCGGCGACGGCAGGTTCTCCAGCAGGATCCGCTCGGCGCCGGTGCCGCGGTCGAGCTCCATCAGCCGGCCGCCGTCGCGACATTCGTTGACGAACAGGCGGTCCTGATGCACGGTGATGCCGTTGGCGCACGGCAGGCCGTCGCGCAGCAGCCGGGTGCGACCGGCGGTGTCGCGGACGCTGACCCGCCCGTCCATCACCTCGGTGGCGAACAGGTTGCCGTCGCCGTCGAACGCGACGTCGTCGGGGGCGACGATGTCACCGCCCTTGGCGCTGACCGTCTCGAGGTCTCCGGTGCCGAGGTCCAGGGCGCTGATCTGGCTGCCGGTCACCTGGGCGACGTAGACGCGGCCGTCCGGACCGGTGCGCAGACCGTTCGCGCCGAACAGTCGACTGGGGGCGGTCACCCGCTCGACGCGCCAGCCGTCAGCCGCGGCCGGATTCCATTCCGGGTAGCGAGACTGCTGCAGTGAACCCGTCGCCGATTGCGTCATGACCTCGCACGTTAGCAAGCCCGGTTAGTCCAGACAATAGGCATCGAAAGAAGCCATCCAGCCCTTGACGAGCCTCTCGGCACTGCGGAATAGTGTTCTGCGACATGGAGAACATCGTTTATTGTCCGGACAAATAGCGTGGACGATCGATTGGGGTTGGCCGGCCGCGTCGTGGTGGTGTCGGGGGCCGGCGGTGGCGGGATCGGCACCACCGTGACTCGGATGGCCGCCGAGGCGGGCGCCACGGTCGTCGCCGTCAGTAGGTCGGAACAGAACCTCGACGAACACGTCGCGCCGCTGGCCGGACAGGGCCTCGCGGTCGTTCCCGTATCGGCCGACGCCTCCACCGACGACGGCATCGCCGCGGTGATGGAACAGGTCCGCCGCGTCGACGGCGACCTTTACGGGTTGGTGAACATCGCCGGGGGCGCCGCGCCGTCGACGTGGATGCCGTCGACCCGGGTGACGCGCGGGGACTGGCGGGCGCTGTTCACCGCGAACCTCGAAACCGCGTTCTTCATGAGCCAGGCGGTGGCCGCCGAAATCCGCGACGCCGGTAAGCCCGGGTCCATCGTTTCGGTGTCTTCGATCAGCGGGATGAACACCGCGCCATTCCACATCGCCTACGGGACGGCGAAAGCCGCCGTCTCGGCCATGACCCGGACAATGGCCGTGGAACTTGCGCTCGACAACATCCGCGTCAACGCGGTCGCGCCCGGTGTCACCGAGACCGCCGCCTCGCGCACCTATGTCGACGACGACCCCGAGCGGGACCGACGGGCGATCGCGATGGGCAGACGGGGCCGGCCCGAAGAGCAGGCCGGAGCGATCCTGTTCCTGCTGTCCGACCTGTCCAGCTACATCACCGGTCAGACGCTTCTGGTCGACGGCGGGCTGAACCTCAAGTGGACCCACCTCGGCGCCGACAACACCTCGCTGTTCCTCAAGGACGAGAACTTTCGCGCCGCGATCAAGGAGATGTGATGACGGATATCGAACCTGGGCTGCGAGAGGAACTCTCCGAGCCGATGACGATCAGCGTCGAGGCCTACATCTGTGAGGACTACGCCCGCGCGGAGCGAGACAAGCTGTGGCGCAAGGTGTGGCAGCAGGTCGGACGCGTCGAAGAGCTGCCCGAGGTCGGCAGCTACCTGACCTACGACATCCTCGACGACTCGATCATCGTGGTGCGCACCGGAGCCGGGAACTCATCCTCGGATTTTGCCGCGCACCACAACGTCTGCATGCACCGCGGCCGCCGCCTCGTCGACACCCCGGACGGTGCGAAGAACGCGGTGGGCCGGGCACGCAAGTCGTTCGTGTGCGGATTCCACGGCTGGACATACGGTCTCGACGGTGCGTGCACACATATCCGCGAGCAGGACGACTGGAAGGGCGCGCTCACCCCGCAGAACACCCACCTCGTCCCCGTGCGGGTCGACACCTGGGGCGGCTGGCTGTTCATCAACATGGACCCCGACTGCGAACCGCTGGCCGATTACCTGTTTCCGGCCGCCAAGATCCTCGACCCGTTCGGGCTGGAGAACATGCGCTACAAGTGGCGCAAATGGCTGTACTTCGACTGCAACTGGAAGGTCGCGCTGGAGGCATTCAACGAGACCTACCATGTGTTCACCACGCATCCGGAGTTCAACAAGTTCGGCGAGTTCAAGGGCTGGGCGAAGGCGCAGGGCAAGCACAGCAACATCGGCTATGACGCGCCCAAGGACATGGAGGCCACCAAGTCCAAGATCCGACTCGGAACGGGCGACCCGCGTGTCTCCACCGCCGAGATGCAGGTGTACACCATGGAGGAGACCAACACCTCCACCACCGAGACGCTGGTGAACGCGGCCAAACGGTTGGTCGACGAACTGCCCGAGGGCACGCCCCCGGACAAGGTGCTCGAGCACTGGCTGGCCTCGGCGCGCCGCGACGACGAAGCCCGTGGCGTGATCTGGCCGACGATCCCGCCCGACATCCTCGGGCAGGCGGGCACGGCGTGGCAGATCTTTCCCAACTTCCAGATCGGTCAGGGGCTGACCGTTGCGCTGTGCTACAGCGCCAGGCCGCATCCGAGCTACGACCCGAACAAGTGCATCTTCGAGGTGTCGGTTTTCGAGTTGTACCCCAAAGGCCAAGAGCCGCAGACGGAGTGGGAGTACACCCCGAAGGACAGCCCGAACTGGCGGTCGGTGCTACCCCAGGACTTCTCGAACATGGCCGCGGTGCAGCAGGGTATGAAGTCGCTCGGCTTCCCCGGCACCAAACCCAATCCGTACCGCGAACGCAGCACGGTGAACCTCCACTACCAGCTGTCCAAGTACATGGGCACCGGCGAACCGAAAGAGCTCTAGGCAATGACACTGTTCGACACCTGCGGACCCACCGACACCCCGGACGACATCGACATCGATGCGCTGCGCGAGAAGTACGAGCACGAGCGCACCAAGCGGTTGCGCAGCGACGGGGCCGCGCAATACCTCGAACTCACAGGCGATTTCGCGGAGTTCGCCGAGGTCGATCCGCACACACCGGTCACGCCGCGCACGCCGATCAACGAGGACATAGAGGTCGCGGTGCTCGGCGGCGGCATCGCCGGCCTGCTGGCGGGCGCCTACCTCAAGAAGGCGGGCGTAGACGATGTCCACATCATCGAGATGGCCGGCGACTTCGGCGGCGTCTGGTACTGGAACCGCTTCCCCGGAATCCAATGCGACAACGACGCATACTGTTACATACCGATGCTCGAAGAGCTCGACTTCATGCCGAGCAAGAAGTACGCCGACGGTGCCGAGATCTTCGAGCACTGCCGCAATATCGGCAAACAGTTCGGCTTGTACGACGGTGCGATCTTCTCGACGCAGGTGCGCACGGTGCGCTGGGACGACTCGATCAGCCGCTGGCACCTGCAGACGAACCGCGGCGACGACATCCGCGCGCGATTCGTCGTCATGGCACAGGGGTCCTACAACCGGCCCAAGCTGCCCGGCATTCCCGGCATCAAGGACTACGTGAATGCCGGAGGCCACATCTTCCACTCGGCACGCTGGGACTACGACTACACCGGCGGCGACGCCAACGGCGGCCTGCACAAGCTGCATGACAAGCGCGTGGCGCTGGTCGGCACTGGAGCGACCGGGGTGCAGCTGGTCCCGCATCTCGGCCGAGATGCCCAGCACCTGTATGTGTTTCAGCGGACACCGTCCTCGGTGGACATGCGCGGCAACGAGCCGACCGATCCGCAGTGGGCGGCCTCGCTGCCGCCGGGCTGGCAGGAGGAGCGCAAGCGCAACTTCCACCGCTGGTCACCGTTCGAGGGCGTGGTGTTCGATGCCGAAGACATGGTCTGCGACTTCTGGACCGAACTGGGCCGCAACACAACGGCCCGGATCGCCGCCAGCCCGGACCCGGCGTCGCTCACGATCGAGCAGGTGATGGCCATCCGGGAGGAGGAAGACTACAAGGTCATGGAGCGGCTGCGGCGCCGAGTCGCCGACCTCGTCGAGGATCCCGAGGCCGCCGAAGCGCTCAAGCCCTATTACCGGTTCATGTGTAAGCGGCCGTGCAGCAACGACGAGTACCTGCCGACGTTCAACCGGCCGAACGTCACGCTGGTCGACGTGGCCGAGTGCAAGGGCGTGGAGCGGCTGACGGAGAACGGAATCGTCGCCAACGGAGTCGAATACGAGGTCGACTGCGTGATCTTCGCGAGTGGCTTCGAGATCTCCACCGAACTCAGCCGCCGGTACGCGATCGATACCATCGAAGGCCGCGACGGGCTTTCGCTGTTCGACCACTGGCGCGACGGCTACAAGACGCTGCACGGGATGACGAGCCGCGGATTCCCCAACCAGTTCCACACCGGATTCATCCAGGGCGGTGTCTCGGCCAACACCACGGCGATGTTCGAGCAGCAGGCCGAGCACATCGCCTACATCATCGCCGAGGCCCTCAAGCGGAACGCAACGATCGTGGAGCCGAGCCAGGACGCCCAAGACGGCTGGGCGAACACCATCCGCGAGTATGCGATGGACACGTCGGCGTTCGATCTGTCCTGTACGCCGGGCTATTACAACAACGAGGGCAACGGCTTCGGCCAAGGTGTCAGGTCGTTCCTCGGCGACTACTACATGGCCGGCTTCTACGCGTTCGACGATCTGCTGAAGGAGTGGCGGGAGAGGGGTGACCTGAATGGCCTGGTACTCCGGTAGCCCCGAGCGCACGCTTCTTCACGCCCGTACCCGCAACAAGCGCGCTCTCGACACATGGATGAGCTGAGATTCGACGGCCGGGTTGCTGTCGTCACCGGAGGCGGAAGAGGACTGGGCCGCTCGTACGCCATGCTGCTGGCGTCCCGCGGCGCCAAAGTCGTCGTCAACGATCCGGGCGGCAGCCTCGCCGGTGACGACTACGATCCCGTCCACCCGCCTCCCGAAGCTCCCGGCCCCGCCGAAGAGGTGGTGCACGAAATCGCCGCTGCCGGTGGCCAAGCCGTGGCCAACACCGACTCGGTGGCGAACCCGCACGGCGGCAAGTCGATCATCGACACCGCGGTCGAGCGCTACGGGCGCATCGACATCCTCATTCACAACGCGGGCATCGTCCGTCGCGCCCCGCTCAAGGAGATGACGTACGAGGACTTCGAGGCCGTGCTCGACGTCCACCTGCGCGGGGCGTTCCACGTGGTGCGCCCCGCCTTTCCGGTCATGTGCGACGCCGGCTACGGACGCATCGTGCTGACGTCCTCGATCGGCGGTCTGTACGGCAATCACGAAGTCGCCAACTACGCGGTCGCCAAGGCGGGGGTGATCGGGCTGTCCAACGTCGCGGCCATGGAGGGCGCCGCCCACGGTGTCAAGAGCAACGTGATCGTGCCGGCCGCGGTGACCCGGATGGCCGAAGGCATCGACACGTCGGCCTACCCGCCGATGGACGCCGAGCTGGTCGCCCCGGCGGTGGGGTGGCTCGCGCACGAATCATGTTCGATCACAGGCGAAGCGCTGATCGCGCTGGCCGGCCGGATCGCGCGGGCGGTGCTCGCCGAGACTCCGGGGGAGTACCGTCCGGCGTGGTCGATCGAGGATGTGGCCGAACACATCGCGGCGATCCGCGACATGTCCGAACCCGTCGTGTTCCCCGTCGTGCCCGACGGTCACGGCGACCACATCAGGTACAGCTTCGCGATGGCGAAACGGGGAGCCCACCATGTCTAGCGGACCGCTGGCCGGCGTGCGCGTCGTCGACCTCACCGCGATGGTGATGGGCCCCTACTGCACGCAGATCATGGCCGACATGGGCGCCGATGTCATCAAAGTCGAACCGCCACAAGGTGACAACACCCGTTTCATCTCCGTGGGCCCGGCGCCGGGGATGAGCGGGGTGTTCGTCAACGTCAACCGCGGCAAACGCAGCGTGGTGCTCGATCTGCAGACCGAACACGGCAAAGCCGCGATGCGGGCGCTGATCGAGCGGTCCGACGTGTTCATCCACTCGATGCGCGCCAAGGCGATCGCCAAGCTCGGCTTCGGCTACGACGACGTGGCAGCCATCAACCCCGCGATCGTCTACACGAACTGCTACGGGTACGGCCGTCGCGGGCCCGACCGGGACCGCCCCGCCTACGACGACACCATCCAGGCCGAGGCCGGGGTGCCAGCCGTGCAACAGCAATTGACCGGCGAGGCCGACTTCGTCGGCACGATCATGGCCGACAAGGTGGCGGGATTGACCGCCCTGTACGCGACGACGATGGCGCTGTTCCATCGCGAGCGCACGGGGGAGGGGCAGGAGGTGGAGGTCGCCATGTTCGAGACGATGGCGTCCTTCATGCTGGTCGAACATGCCAACGGTGCCATGTTCGACCCTCCGCTCGGGCCCGCGGTATACCCGCGCACGGTGGCGCCCAACCGCAGGCCGTACCGCACCAGCGACGGTCACATCGCTGCGCTGATCTACAACGACAAGCACTGGAACGCGTTCATCGACGCGGTGCAGCCCGCGTGGAACGACGAGTCGTACGCCACCCTCGAACAACGCGCACACAACATCGATCTTGTGTACGGGCTGCTTGCCGAGACCATGAAGGAGCGCACCACCGCCGAATGGCTGGCGCTGTTCGGAGAACTCGAGATCCCCGCCGCGCCGCTGAACACCCCCGATGCCCTGTTCGACAACGCACACCTCAACGCGGTCGGGCTCTTCGAGACCGTCGAGACCCCGAACGGGCCGGTGCGGTTCCCCGGCGTGCCGACCTTGTTCTCCCGGACCCCGGGCAAGGTGGCGGGCCCCGCGCCCACGCTGGGCGCCGACACCGATGCCGTGCTCGACGAACTCGGCCTGGTAGCGCACCGGCCCCAGCCCCCTCCCGCGTCTCAGCCCGCTGGGCCCCCTCCCGCGTCTCAGCCCGCTGGGCCCCCTCCCGCCGAGACTGCGGTTTCTGATGAAAAAGGGCCGAATCTCGTCAAGAAGCGCAGTGTCGGCGCGTCGGAGTTGGGGTGAGCATGGACTTCGAGATGGGACGGAAAGCCGCCGAGCTGCGCACCGAACTGCGCACGCTGGTCGAAGAGCATGTGCCCGAACACTATCTGGGCGCATTCACCGACGACCCCGCCGACCTCGAGATCGCGCAACGCTTCTGCCGCACACTCGCCGAGCGCGAACTGCTGTGCCTCTCCTGGCCCAAGGAGTTCGGCGGCGGCGGCGCGTCGGTGTGGGAGCAGACCGTCGTGCGCGAGGAGATGTGGGCGCATCACGAACCCCGCGGCGCGCAGTACATGGGCGTCAACTGGGTCGGCCCGATCATCATGCGACACGGCACCGAGGAGCAGCAGCGCAAGCACCTGCCGGCGATCGCGCGCGGCGAGGTGATCTGGTGTCAGGGGTTCTCCGAACCCGAAGCCGGCTCGGACCTCGCGTCGCTGCGCACCAGTGCGCGGCGTGACGGCGAAGGCTGGCTGGTCAGCGGCCAGAAGATCTGGACGTCGTACGCGACGATGGCGCAGTGGTGCTTCCTGCTGGCGCGGACCAGCAGGGGAGAGCGCAAACAGCAAGGCTTGACCATCTTCCTCGTGCCGATGGACGATCCGGCGATCCAGGTCCGGC contains:
- a CDS encoding flavin-containing monooxygenase, producing the protein MTLFDTCGPTDTPDDIDIDALREKYEHERTKRLRSDGAAQYLELTGDFAEFAEVDPHTPVTPRTPINEDIEVAVLGGGIAGLLAGAYLKKAGVDDVHIIEMAGDFGGVWYWNRFPGIQCDNDAYCYIPMLEELDFMPSKKYADGAEIFEHCRNIGKQFGLYDGAIFSTQVRTVRWDDSISRWHLQTNRGDDIRARFVVMAQGSYNRPKLPGIPGIKDYVNAGGHIFHSARWDYDYTGGDANGGLHKLHDKRVALVGTGATGVQLVPHLGRDAQHLYVFQRTPSSVDMRGNEPTDPQWAASLPPGWQEERKRNFHRWSPFEGVVFDAEDMVCDFWTELGRNTTARIAASPDPASLTIEQVMAIREEEDYKVMERLRRRVADLVEDPEAAEALKPYYRFMCKRPCSNDEYLPTFNRPNVTLVDVAECKGVERLTENGIVANGVEYEVDCVIFASGFEISTELSRRYAIDTIEGRDGLSLFDHWRDGYKTLHGMTSRGFPNQFHTGFIQGGVSANTTAMFEQQAEHIAYIIAEALKRNATIVEPSQDAQDGWANTIREYAMDTSAFDLSCTPGYYNNEGNGFGQGVRSFLGDYYMAGFYAFDDLLKEWRERGDLNGLVLR
- a CDS encoding SDR family NAD(P)-dependent oxidoreductase, which encodes MDELRFDGRVAVVTGGGRGLGRSYAMLLASRGAKVVVNDPGGSLAGDDYDPVHPPPEAPGPAEEVVHEIAAAGGQAVANTDSVANPHGGKSIIDTAVERYGRIDILIHNAGIVRRAPLKEMTYEDFEAVLDVHLRGAFHVVRPAFPVMCDAGYGRIVLTSSIGGLYGNHEVANYAVAKAGVIGLSNVAAMEGAAHGVKSNVIVPAAVTRMAEGIDTSAYPPMDAELVAPAVGWLAHESCSITGEALIALAGRIARAVLAETPGEYRPAWSIEDVAEHIAAIRDMSEPVVFPVVPDGHGDHIRYSFAMAKRGAHHV
- a CDS encoding acyl-CoA dehydrogenase family protein, giving the protein MDFEMGRKAAELRTELRTLVEEHVPEHYLGAFTDDPADLEIAQRFCRTLAERELLCLSWPKEFGGGGASVWEQTVVREEMWAHHEPRGAQYMGVNWVGPIIMRHGTEEQQRKHLPAIARGEVIWCQGFSEPEAGSDLASLRTSARRDGEGWLVSGQKIWTSYATMAQWCFLLARTSRGERKQQGLTIFLVPMDDPAIQVRPIRCMMGPHHLNEVFFDDLRVTESDVLGTVDAGWAVVQDVMAFERVGIARYARCERLLAAAPGVLSDRWSELPEELRGRWIRMLTHCRRARLMAYRVVSLQSSGRIQPGDAAAYRIAVTKLDQDSAEVLMDIAAEVSHDDRGAAWFLGEVEDHWKYSQASTVSSGSIEMQRILLSRALLAAK
- a CDS encoding SMP-30/gluconolactonase/LRE family protein — its product is MTQSATGSLQQSRYPEWNPAAADGWRVERVTAPSRLFGANGLRTGPDGRVYVAQVTGSQISALDLGTGDLETVSAKGGDIVAPDDVAFDGDGNLFATEVMDGRVSVRDTAGRTRLLRDGLPCANGITVHQDRLFVNECRDGGRLMELDRGTGAERILLENLPSPNAMEVGPDGLLYYPLMTANEIWRIDLAGGEPQRVAADLGVPDAVKFDAQGNLVSTQVASGQVLRIDPRTGHKTLLAQLNPGLDNLTFVGDRLFVSNFTGEITEIVGVGKTRTLLPGGLNWPLDLAVGEDGRLYVADGTYFYTVDGNGSLQTVGMLFSPGYPGFLRGLAPVDGAAFVVATSGGQIARYRPSEGETDYLADGFDQPYGVAVGPGERIVFAELGTGRVHCLRSGTAEVLASDLRDPVGVAFDPDGRPLVAESGEGRVVAVGGATETVVEGLQRPQGIAVADGVLYIVDAGAKEVVAVDLNTNGRTTIASGLPVGPPAGVEPKPLKGMPPFSGPQGPFAGITVGRDGTLYVSADGEGSILALRRT
- a CDS encoding SDR family NAD(P)-dependent oxidoreductase, giving the protein MDDRLGLAGRVVVVSGAGGGGIGTTVTRMAAEAGATVVAVSRSEQNLDEHVAPLAGQGLAVVPVSADASTDDGIAAVMEQVRRVDGDLYGLVNIAGGAAPSTWMPSTRVTRGDWRALFTANLETAFFMSQAVAAEIRDAGKPGSIVSVSSISGMNTAPFHIAYGTAKAAVSAMTRTMAVELALDNIRVNAVAPGVTETAASRTYVDDDPERDRRAIAMGRRGRPEEQAGAILFLLSDLSSYITGQTLLVDGGLNLKWTHLGADNTSLFLKDENFRAAIKEM
- a CDS encoding aromatic ring-hydroxylating oxygenase subunit alpha, encoding MTDIEPGLREELSEPMTISVEAYICEDYARAERDKLWRKVWQQVGRVEELPEVGSYLTYDILDDSIIVVRTGAGNSSSDFAAHHNVCMHRGRRLVDTPDGAKNAVGRARKSFVCGFHGWTYGLDGACTHIREQDDWKGALTPQNTHLVPVRVDTWGGWLFINMDPDCEPLADYLFPAAKILDPFGLENMRYKWRKWLYFDCNWKVALEAFNETYHVFTTHPEFNKFGEFKGWAKAQGKHSNIGYDAPKDMEATKSKIRLGTGDPRVSTAEMQVYTMEETNTSTTETLVNAAKRLVDELPEGTPPDKVLEHWLASARRDDEARGVIWPTIPPDILGQAGTAWQIFPNFQIGQGLTVALCYSARPHPSYDPNKCIFEVSVFELYPKGQEPQTEWEYTPKDSPNWRSVLPQDFSNMAAVQQGMKSLGFPGTKPNPYRERSTVNLHYQLSKYMGTGEPKEL
- a CDS encoding CaiB/BaiF CoA transferase family protein — its product is MSSGPLAGVRVVDLTAMVMGPYCTQIMADMGADVIKVEPPQGDNTRFISVGPAPGMSGVFVNVNRGKRSVVLDLQTEHGKAAMRALIERSDVFIHSMRAKAIAKLGFGYDDVAAINPAIVYTNCYGYGRRGPDRDRPAYDDTIQAEAGVPAVQQQLTGEADFVGTIMADKVAGLTALYATTMALFHRERTGEGQEVEVAMFETMASFMLVEHANGAMFDPPLGPAVYPRTVAPNRRPYRTSDGHIAALIYNDKHWNAFIDAVQPAWNDESYATLEQRAHNIDLVYGLLAETMKERTTAEWLALFGELEIPAAPLNTPDALFDNAHLNAVGLFETVETPNGPVRFPGVPTLFSRTPGKVAGPAPTLGADTDAVLDELGLVAHRPQPPPASQPAGPPPASQPAGPPPAETAVSDEKGPNLVKKRSVGASELG